A single region of the Halorussus salinus genome encodes:
- a CDS encoding pyridoxamine 5'-phosphate oxidase family protein yields the protein MTKFTGAWTEEEVESYLQSTTVPIRIACHRPDESLWMVALWYRYREGYFECSTWAEADVVSYLRNDAEVAFEVSENQPPYRGVRGNGSTGLSEDEDKGLLRDLLERYLGGTDSELAEWLLSPDREEVRIRVRPRRIYSWDYSDRM from the coding sequence ATGACCAAGTTCACCGGCGCGTGGACCGAGGAGGAAGTAGAGTCCTACCTCCAATCGACCACGGTTCCCATCCGAATCGCCTGCCATCGCCCCGACGAGTCGCTGTGGATGGTGGCGCTCTGGTACCGCTACCGTGAGGGCTACTTCGAGTGTTCGACGTGGGCCGAGGCCGACGTGGTGTCCTATCTCCGCAACGACGCCGAGGTCGCCTTCGAGGTGTCGGAGAACCAACCGCCGTACCGCGGCGTCCGGGGGAACGGTTCGACCGGTCTCTCGGAGGACGAGGACAAGGGCCTCCTCCGGGACCTGCTCGAACGCTACCTCGGGGGCACCGACTCGGAACTGGCCGAGTGGCTCCTCTCGCCCGACCGCGAGGAGGTCCGCATCCGGGTGCGTCCGCGCCGAATCTACAGTTGGGACTACAGCGACCGAATGTAA
- a CDS encoding DUF7522 family protein: MTETNVSESLSDSLVSSSRTALGDTLRTVVYFTPDAFDVLYTRSDLYGGDPERVREVKSRFVDSERVGFDAQETYRDLAGVPDAEPDIGEYEFTIRVFSDGFVSRVIVGDHGVLLTTDSMDIDSFEELAVSLRKLLADESGYAPRN; encoded by the coding sequence ATGACCGAAACGAACGTCTCAGAATCTCTCAGCGACAGCCTCGTAAGCAGTTCCCGGACCGCGCTCGGCGACACGCTCCGGACGGTGGTCTACTTCACTCCGGACGCGTTCGACGTACTCTACACGCGCTCGGACCTCTACGGCGGGGACCCCGAGCGCGTCCGTGAAGTCAAGAGTCGGTTCGTGGACAGCGAGCGCGTCGGTTTCGACGCCCAAGAGACCTACCGGGACCTCGCAGGGGTCCCCGACGCCGAACCCGACATCGGCGAGTACGAGTTCACCATCCGGGTGTTTTCCGACGGGTTCGTGAGCCGCGTCATCGTGGGCGACCACGGCGTCCTCCTGACGACCGACAGCATGGACATCGACAGCTTCGAGGAGTTGGCCGTCTCGCTCCGGAAGCTACTGGCCGACGAGAGCGGGTACGCTCCTCGGAATTAG
- the purD gene encoding phosphoribosylamine--glycine ligase gives MSETVLLVGGGGREHAIARALGDSDADLYACAGNRNPGIAALAEEFETLETTNPKAVVAYAEEVGATLAVVGPEGPLAAGVADALEGAGVYAFGPNEAEARIETDKAYQRRFMREHDVPGCPDFETFDDMEAACEYIDEYDGDLAVKPAGLTGGKGVRVTGDQVTKEEAKEYLRDSEYDRVVLEERLVGEEFTVQGFVANGDLRVTPAVQDHKRAYEGDEGPNTGGMGSYSDAGLALPFMTDEDYREAVEVLKATVGALDDYKGVLYGQFMLTAEGVKVVEFNARFGDPEAMNTLPVLNTDFLDVLVAAREGEALPELSFAPKATVCKYAVPEGYPTDPEAGAKVEISADNAGDALLFYASVDEREDGIYTTTSRAFAVVGVADTITDAEEIAEDALAVAGDEGLDVRHDIGKPDLVQQRIDHVASLRGE, from the coding sequence ATGAGCGAGACAGTCCTGCTGGTCGGCGGCGGCGGGCGCGAACACGCCATCGCCCGCGCGCTCGGCGACAGTGACGCAGACCTCTACGCCTGCGCGGGCAACCGCAACCCCGGCATCGCCGCGCTCGCCGAGGAGTTCGAGACGCTGGAGACGACCAACCCGAAGGCGGTCGTCGCCTACGCCGAGGAGGTCGGCGCGACGCTCGCGGTCGTCGGTCCCGAAGGCCCGCTCGCGGCGGGGGTCGCCGACGCGCTGGAGGGTGCCGGAGTGTACGCCTTCGGCCCGAACGAGGCCGAGGCCCGTATCGAGACCGACAAGGCCTACCAGCGCCGGTTCATGCGCGAACACGACGTGCCGGGCTGTCCGGACTTCGAGACGTTCGACGACATGGAAGCGGCCTGCGAGTACATCGACGAGTACGACGGCGACCTCGCGGTCAAGCCCGCGGGCCTGACCGGCGGGAAGGGCGTCCGTGTCACCGGCGACCAAGTGACGAAGGAGGAAGCCAAAGAGTACCTGCGCGACTCCGAGTACGACCGCGTGGTCCTCGAAGAGCGACTCGTCGGCGAGGAGTTCACGGTCCAAGGGTTCGTCGCCAACGGCGACCTGCGCGTGACCCCCGCGGTGCAGGACCACAAGCGCGCCTACGAGGGCGACGAGGGACCGAACACCGGCGGGATGGGAAGCTACAGCGACGCGGGCCTCGCGCTCCCGTTCATGACCGACGAGGACTACCGCGAGGCCGTCGAGGTGCTGAAAGCCACCGTCGGTGCCTTGGACGACTACAAGGGCGTCCTCTACGGCCAGTTCATGCTCACCGCCGAGGGCGTGAAGGTCGTGGAGTTCAACGCTCGCTTCGGCGACCCCGAGGCGATGAACACCCTGCCCGTCCTCAACACCGACTTCTTGGACGTGCTGGTCGCGGCCCGCGAGGGCGAGGCCCTGCCCGAACTCTCGTTCGCGCCGAAAGCGACCGTCTGCAAGTACGCCGTGCCCGAGGGCTACCCGACCGACCCCGAGGCTGGCGCGAAGGTCGAAATCTCTGCAGACAACGCCGGGGACGCACTCCTGTTCTACGCCAGCGTGGACGAGCGCGAGGACGGCATCTACACGACCACCTCGCGGGCGTTCGCGGTGGTCGGCGTCGCCGACACCATCACCGACGCCGAGGAGATAGCCGAGGACGCCCTCGCGGTCGCTGGCGACGAGGGGTTGGACGTGCGCCACGACATCGGGAAACCCGACCTCGTGCAACAGCGTATCGACCACGTGGCGAGTCTGCGCGGCGAATAA
- a CDS encoding DUF7344 domain-containing protein: MSLSDEGDSRLTTDQAFDLLGDAERRRALSALREFEEAVSLDRLATATAARLEDATPDEVTPDQRERVAAMLHHAHLPRFEDAGVASYDPMAGEVELTEIADELDPYFEVMEQYRETARSESTRSD; this comes from the coding sequence ATGTCCCTGTCCGACGAAGGCGACTCTCGATTGACGACCGACCAAGCCTTCGACCTGCTGGGCGACGCCGAGCGACGGCGCGCGCTTTCGGCCCTCCGGGAGTTCGAGGAGGCCGTGAGCCTCGACCGACTGGCGACGGCGACCGCGGCCCGACTCGAAGACGCGACCCCCGACGAGGTGACGCCCGACCAGCGCGAGCGCGTCGCGGCGATGCTCCACCACGCTCACCTCCCGCGGTTCGAAGACGCCGGAGTGGCGAGCTACGACCCGATGGCGGGCGAGGTCGAACTGACCGAAATCGCCGACGAGCTAGACCCGTACTTCGAGGTGATGGAGCAGTACCGCGAGACCGCCCGGTCCGAGTCCACGCGGTCCGACTAG
- a CDS encoding acyltransferase yields the protein MPDDTDQPDERDADPTRRHDRIARHATPGPGNSLRSWTRAKSPLRVALNYVVIVLARISPSLKLKSLLLRSIGVTVGEGVSWGLESTPDVFWPELVTVEDHAIVGYDATILCHEFLQDEYRTGEVRIGERAMIGAGAVILPGVEIGEGASVAANSLVTQDVPPGATVAGVPAEPMGSDESPD from the coding sequence GTGCCCGACGACACCGACCAGCCGGACGAGCGAGACGCCGACCCTACCCGACGCCACGACCGAATCGCCCGCCACGCCACGCCGGGACCGGGCAACTCCCTCCGGTCGTGGACGAGGGCCAAGAGTCCGCTCCGGGTCGCGCTGAACTACGTCGTCATCGTCCTCGCGCGCATCTCGCCGAGCCTGAAACTGAAGAGTCTCCTCCTGCGCTCCATCGGCGTCACCGTCGGCGAGGGCGTCTCGTGGGGGTTGGAATCGACGCCCGACGTGTTCTGGCCCGAACTCGTCACGGTCGAGGACCACGCCATCGTGGGCTACGACGCGACGATTCTCTGCCACGAGTTCCTGCAGGACGAGTACCGAACCGGCGAGGTCCGCATCGGCGAGCGCGCGATGATCGGCGCGGGAGCGGTCATCCTGCCGGGCGTCGAAATCGGCGAGGGGGCCAGCGTGGCCGCCAACTCGCTGGTCACCCAAGACGTGCCGCCCGGCGCGACCGTGGCCGGAGTCCCGGCCGAACCGATGGGGAGCGACGAGTCGCCGGACTGA
- a CDS encoding mechanosensitive ion channel domain-containing protein — MVVLQVQLETLLRDEFQYVLALLILAVGLVVGYVVGRLNQRLLTAAGVPEAVARTPFERTAQSLGTDTVALVSRLSSWFIYGVAVLIALNFAELLNAQLFWAGALSFIPDLFIAILVFIVGFVVADKAELVVGERLRSVKLPEVGLLPRLVKYTIVYLAALVALGQLRVAIGALLILLAAYVFAVILFGAVAFWDLLRSSAAGVYLLLNQPYGIGDEVRVGDDRGIVQEVDVFVTRIENDGEEYIIPNSRVFEQGIVRIRE; from the coding sequence ATGGTGGTGTTGCAGGTCCAGTTGGAGACGCTTCTCAGAGACGAGTTCCAGTACGTGCTGGCCCTGCTCATCCTCGCCGTCGGTCTCGTAGTCGGCTACGTCGTCGGGCGACTGAACCAGCGTCTCCTGACCGCCGCAGGGGTGCCCGAGGCGGTGGCGCGCACTCCCTTTGAGCGAACCGCCCAGAGTCTCGGGACCGACACCGTGGCGCTGGTCTCGCGGCTGAGTTCGTGGTTCATCTACGGCGTCGCGGTCCTCATCGCGCTCAACTTCGCCGAACTCCTGAACGCCCAACTGTTCTGGGCCGGGGCGCTGAGCTTCATCCCCGACCTGTTCATCGCCATCCTCGTCTTTATCGTCGGGTTCGTCGTGGCCGACAAGGCCGAACTCGTCGTCGGCGAGCGCCTGCGGTCGGTCAAACTCCCCGAGGTCGGTCTCCTCCCGCGACTGGTCAAGTACACCATCGTCTATCTGGCCGCGCTGGTCGCGCTGGGGCAACTGCGCGTCGCCATCGGGGCGTTGCTCATCCTGCTGGCGGCCTACGTCTTCGCGGTCATCCTCTTCGGCGCGGTGGCGTTCTGGGACCTCCTGCGCTCGTCGGCGGCAGGGGTCTACCTCCTGTTGAACCAGCCCTACGGCATCGGCGACGAAGTTCGGGTCGGCGACGACCGCGGCATCGTCCAAGAGGTGGACGTGTTCGTCACGCGCATCGAGAACGACGGCGAGGAGTACATCATCCCGAACAGCCGGGTCTTCGAGCAGGGCATCGTCCGCATCAGGGAGTGA
- the dacZ gene encoding diadenylate cyclase DacZ, which translates to MADLNELLGDVTEDADAVFLFSPSGSYYDRYAELNEEVELVVVGPENSVGADSFVELPLEFDDVRERIRFGIEGGMEQGVVEDGDVVVCAVSMFDEGTDTVTRARASDSIHSGVYDLFANSRGDPGVIRDVFEVAIELGKKGQKGKPVGALFVVGDAGKVMNKSRPLSYNPFEKSHVHVGDPIVNVMLKEFSRLDGAFVISDAGKIVSAYRYLEPSAEGVDIPKGLGARHMAAGAVTRETNATAIVLSESDGLVRAFKGGELVLELDPEEY; encoded by the coding sequence GTGACGGAGGACGCCGACGCCGTCTTTCTGTTTTCGCCCAGCGGGTCCTACTACGACCGGTACGCGGAGTTGAACGAGGAGGTGGAACTCGTCGTCGTCGGTCCGGAGAACTCGGTCGGGGCCGACTCGTTCGTGGAGTTGCCCTTGGAGTTCGACGACGTGCGCGAGCGCATCCGGTTCGGTATCGAAGGCGGAATGGAGCAGGGCGTCGTCGAGGACGGCGACGTGGTAGTCTGTGCGGTCAGCATGTTCGACGAGGGCACCGACACGGTGACCCGCGCACGGGCCAGCGACTCCATCCACTCGGGCGTCTACGACCTGTTCGCCAACTCGCGGGGCGACCCCGGCGTCATCCGCGACGTGTTCGAGGTCGCCATCGAACTCGGCAAGAAGGGCCAGAAGGGCAAACCCGTCGGCGCGCTGTTCGTCGTCGGCGACGCCGGGAAGGTGATGAACAAGTCCCGGCCGCTCAGTTACAACCCCTTCGAGAAGTCCCACGTCCACGTCGGCGACCCCATCGTGAACGTGATGCTCAAGGAGTTCTCCCGCCTCGACGGCGCGTTCGTCATCTCCGACGCGGGCAAAATCGTCTCCGCCTATCGCTATCTCGAACCCTCCGCCGAAGGCGTGGACATCCCCAAGGGCCTCGGCGCGCGACACATGGCCGCCGGTGCCGTCACCCGCGAGACCAACGCGACGGCCATCGTCCTCTCGGAGAGCGACGGCCTCGTACGGGCGTTCAAGGGCGGTGAACTGGTCCTCGAACTCGACCCGGAGGAGTACTGA